The following are encoded together in the Flavihumibacter fluvii genome:
- a CDS encoding M1 family metallopeptidase, translated as MRRLLFACLGIFAGAANAQNIQNNPGSNHGNKFEQLGTSLPTPNEYRTASGAPGPKYWQQRADYDIKCELDEAKLLLTGSETVTYYNNSPDVLTYLWLQLDENEHSSEKNANYQDASTMGKQTVDRMIQGLEESKNDFGVNLKKITDALGKPLNYTVNKTMMRVELPAALKPGQKFVFKVDWNYKISDRMAQGGRGGYEYFPEDGNHLFTIAQWYPRLCVYSDFQGWQNHQFTGRGEFALTFGNFKVQMTVPADHMVGSTGECQNYQQVLTPTQFARWQKAQTAKDVVEMVTLEEAKAAEKTKSKAKKTWIFKADNVRDFAWTSSRKFIWDGIPANVEGKKVMCMSFYGKEAYGLYRPFSSKAVAHTIKTYSKFSIPYPYPVAQSVEAANGMEYPMICFNYGRTAPDGTYSENTKYGMLGVIIHEVGHNFFPMIVNSDERQWSWMDEGLNTFVEYLTEELWDNKFPSRRGPAAYIADYMKLPKDQLEPIMTNSENIIQFGPNAYSKPATGLNILRETIMGRELFDYAFKEYARRWAFKHPTPADLFRTLEDASGEDLDWFWRGWFYSTDATDIAIDTVRHLQPEFGEPTGQAAGATRKIKLAKPQVNEFEDISKVRNREDKNIVFATDADTSLRDFYWRYARGIEPVDTASYEVPSQSNVQKADEELQKKYSGKHLYEIAFSNKGGLVMPIIVEFTYADGTKEVDRIPAQIWRKDEGKVTKVYMKDKEVKSIKLDPMRETADINENNNTWGTISEPSKFQLYKLKQGARGQSTGITPMQKAEEKKKEKKAF; from the coding sequence ATGAGAAGACTACTCTTTGCATGCCTGGGTATATTTGCCGGAGCAGCAAATGCCCAGAACATTCAGAACAATCCGGGTTCTAACCATGGGAATAAGTTTGAGCAGTTGGGCACCAGCCTGCCAACACCCAATGAATACCGCACTGCCAGCGGTGCACCGGGCCCTAAATACTGGCAACAGCGCGCAGATTATGATATTAAATGCGAACTGGATGAGGCGAAACTCCTGTTAACAGGCAGTGAAACCGTAACGTATTATAACAACTCCCCAGACGTACTCACTTACTTGTGGCTGCAACTTGACGAGAATGAGCACAGCAGTGAAAAAAATGCAAATTACCAGGATGCCAGTACAATGGGTAAACAAACCGTTGACCGCATGATCCAGGGACTGGAAGAATCAAAAAATGATTTTGGTGTAAACCTCAAGAAAATCACTGATGCCCTGGGCAAGCCGCTGAATTATACCGTGAATAAAACCATGATGCGTGTAGAATTACCGGCAGCTTTGAAACCCGGACAGAAATTCGTGTTTAAGGTTGACTGGAATTATAAGATCAGTGACCGCATGGCACAGGGTGGCCGTGGTGGTTATGAATATTTCCCGGAAGATGGCAACCACCTTTTCACGATCGCACAATGGTATCCCCGTTTGTGTGTCTATAGTGATTTCCAGGGTTGGCAGAACCACCAGTTCACCGGACGCGGTGAGTTTGCGCTCACCTTTGGCAATTTCAAAGTGCAAATGACAGTGCCGGCCGATCATATGGTCGGTTCTACCGGTGAGTGCCAGAACTACCAGCAAGTGCTTACGCCAACGCAGTTCGCCCGATGGCAGAAAGCGCAGACTGCCAAGGATGTTGTTGAGATGGTAACCCTTGAGGAAGCTAAAGCGGCAGAGAAAACAAAAAGCAAGGCGAAGAAGACCTGGATCTTCAAAGCAGATAATGTACGGGATTTCGCATGGACCTCTTCCCGCAAATTTATCTGGGATGGCATCCCGGCAAATGTTGAAGGAAAGAAAGTGATGTGTATGAGTTTTTATGGCAAAGAAGCTTATGGACTCTATCGTCCATTCTCTTCCAAGGCAGTAGCACATACTATAAAAACCTATTCAAAATTCTCTATCCCTTATCCATACCCCGTAGCCCAGAGTGTTGAAGCAGCAAATGGAATGGAATACCCAATGATCTGTTTCAACTATGGCCGGACTGCACCAGATGGTACGTACAGTGAAAACACCAAGTATGGTATGCTGGGTGTAATTATCCATGAAGTAGGTCACAACTTCTTTCCCATGATTGTGAATAGTGATGAGCGTCAGTGGAGCTGGATGGATGAAGGATTAAATACTTTTGTGGAATACCTGACAGAAGAACTCTGGGACAACAAATTCCCATCGCGACGCGGACCCGCTGCCTATATAGCAGATTATATGAAATTGCCGAAGGACCAGTTGGAACCCATTATGACCAATAGCGAAAATATCATCCAGTTTGGGCCCAATGCTTATTCAAAACCTGCAACTGGTTTAAACATATTGCGTGAAACCATCATGGGCCGAGAGCTCTTTGATTATGCCTTTAAGGAATATGCACGTCGCTGGGCATTTAAACACCCTACACCTGCTGACCTTTTCCGCACCCTTGAAGATGCCAGTGGTGAAGACCTTGACTGGTTCTGGAGAGGCTGGTTCTACAGCACTGATGCCACTGATATTGCCATCGATACTGTACGCCACCTGCAACCTGAATTTGGTGAGCCTACCGGTCAGGCAGCCGGCGCAACCAGAAAAATAAAACTGGCAAAACCGCAGGTGAATGAATTTGAAGATATTTCAAAGGTCCGTAACAGGGAGGATAAGAATATCGTATTTGCAACTGATGCGGATACCAGCCTGCGTGATTTCTACTGGCGTTATGCCCGTGGCATTGAGCCTGTTGATACGGCCAGCTATGAAGTACCATCACAAAGTAATGTGCAGAAAGCAGATGAGGAATTGCAAAAAAAATACAGTGGGAAGCATTTGTATGAAATTGCATTCTCCAATAAAGGCGGATTAGTTATGCCAATCATTGTCGAGTTCACTTATGCCGACGGCACAAAAGAAGTAGATCGCATTCCTGCCCAGATCTGGAGGAAGGACGAAGGTAAAGTCACCAAGGTGTACATGAAAGACAAGGAAGTTAAGTCAATCAAACTCGACCCAATGCGCGAAACAGCCGATATCAATGAAAACAACAATACCTGGGGAACAATTTCTGAACCCAGTAAATTCCAGTTATATAAATTGAAACAAGGCGCCCGCGGGCAAAGCACGGGAATAACACCCATGCAAAAAGCAGAAGAAAAAAAGAAAGAGAAAAAAGCATTTTAG
- a CDS encoding HupE/UreJ family protein produces the protein MQDFNLYFGLGVEHILTWDALDHILFVTALCLRYRFPDWKKVAIMVTAFTVGHSITLALSVFGWINIPVAIIEFLIPLTIAGTAMNNLFFRPGQKSEKLPIIYFFALFFGMIHGMAYANLLLDLEGTEQLPGHLLAFNLGIEVAQLLVVAVVLSLSFIFVDQFKLKQAWWLRILSALILIFALKMTFQRIPALRSHTQTAIKQ, from the coding sequence ATGCAAGATTTTAACCTTTACTTCGGGCTGGGTGTAGAACATATACTGACCTGGGATGCCCTGGATCACATATTATTTGTAACTGCACTATGTTTACGGTACAGGTTCCCGGACTGGAAAAAAGTGGCGATCATGGTTACAGCATTTACGGTTGGCCATAGCATTACCCTTGCCCTTAGTGTATTTGGCTGGATAAACATACCAGTTGCTATTATTGAATTCCTGATCCCGCTCACGATTGCCGGAACAGCAATGAATAACCTGTTTTTCAGACCAGGCCAAAAAAGTGAGAAACTACCCATTATTTACTTTTTCGCCCTCTTTTTCGGGATGATCCACGGCATGGCCTATGCCAACCTGCTGCTTGACCTGGAGGGAACTGAGCAATTGCCTGGCCACCTCCTGGCATTTAACCTGGGTATTGAAGTTGCCCAGCTACTGGTGGTGGCGGTAGTTTTATCACTATCCTTTATATTCGTTGATCAATTTAAATTAAAACAGGCCTGGTGGTTAAGGATATTATCTGCACTGATCCTGATATTTGCTTTGAAAATGACTTTCCAAAGAATTCCAGCATTACGTTCACACACACAAACAGCAATAAAACAATGA
- a CDS encoding DUF6702 family protein, producing the protein MAVVYYKWLMTGILALLHPFFVGVTEIQHNAKDRTLEISVKLFSDDFEKALAKVNNSAVDLNNPKDSVKTNKMVAAYLQQHLILNVNGKSVQMEFIGYEKEREATWCFMQVDNISAVNKLAVINSLLYDAFEQQINLMHVTVNGERKSTKLAFPDQKAEFVF; encoded by the coding sequence ATGGCAGTAGTATATTATAAATGGTTGATGACGGGTATCCTGGCCCTTTTACATCCTTTTTTTGTTGGGGTAACCGAAATTCAGCACAATGCCAAAGACCGGACCCTGGAGATCAGCGTTAAATTGTTTTCCGATGATTTTGAAAAAGCACTGGCAAAGGTTAATAATAGTGCTGTGGACCTGAACAACCCGAAAGACAGTGTAAAGACTAATAAAATGGTAGCGGCCTACCTGCAGCAACACCTGATATTGAATGTGAATGGGAAATCAGTTCAAATGGAATTTATTGGCTATGAAAAGGAGCGGGAAGCCACCTGGTGTTTCATGCAGGTGGATAATATTTCTGCAGTGAATAAACTGGCAGTTATTAATTCCCTCCTCTATGATGCCTTTGAACAGCAGATCAACCTCATGCATGTAACGGTAAATGGGGAAAGGAAGAGTACCAAACTGGCCTTTCCTGACCAAAAGGCCGAATTCGTTTTTTAA
- a CDS encoding hemolysin family protein, with translation MTEILVILGLILLNGVFSMAEIALVSARKARLEGQAMKGDARAREALDLANHPDTFLSTVQIGITLIGILTGIFSGEALTSNVAAFFADIPLVAKWSGGIATAVVVIIITYFSLVLGELLPKRIGLSNPEKIAKLVAGPMKILSRITHPFIWLLSKSTHVLSKLLNVQRNDTQVTEEEIKAIISEGTEQGTIDEAEQEIIERVFHLGDRNITSLMTHRSDIIWFDVNDNEASIKEKIVKEPHSIYPICDTDIDTIKGVVSIKDLYITNDLTLFKHIMKPAMFVPENNTAYRVLEKFKESQLHCCFIVDEYGTVQGMITLNDILEAIVGDLPQPDLEDYEITKRDDGSYLVDAQIPFYDFLSRFEMTDWMNEGEHEFNTLAGFVLHKLERIPHTGDKLEWKGFKLEIVDMDSLRIDKILVTISSDIREGMDDED, from the coding sequence ATGACTGAGATTTTAGTAATTCTGGGGTTGATTTTGTTAAATGGAGTTTTTTCCATGGCAGAAATAGCCCTTGTTTCAGCCCGCAAGGCCAGGCTGGAAGGCCAGGCGATGAAGGGCGATGCACGCGCGAGGGAAGCCCTCGACCTGGCCAACCACCCGGACACTTTTTTATCCACCGTCCAGATAGGGATCACCCTGATCGGTATTCTAACCGGTATTTTTTCTGGTGAAGCCCTTACCAGTAATGTAGCGGCCTTTTTTGCAGATATCCCCCTGGTAGCGAAATGGAGTGGCGGTATTGCCACTGCTGTAGTGGTTATAATCATCACCTATTTCAGCCTGGTACTGGGGGAATTATTGCCCAAACGCATCGGATTATCAAATCCAGAGAAAATAGCCAAGCTGGTCGCTGGTCCCATGAAAATCCTCAGCCGGATAACCCATCCCTTTATCTGGCTGCTCAGTAAATCAACCCATGTGCTGTCGAAATTGTTGAATGTTCAACGCAATGATACCCAGGTAACGGAAGAAGAGATCAAGGCGATTATAAGTGAAGGAACCGAACAGGGTACAATTGATGAAGCTGAGCAGGAAATTATTGAACGGGTCTTTCACCTTGGCGACAGGAATATCACCTCCCTGATGACCCACCGCAGCGATATCATCTGGTTTGATGTAAATGATAACGAGGCTTCTATCAAAGAAAAAATCGTGAAGGAACCTCACTCGATCTACCCTATATGTGATACAGATATTGATACGATAAAAGGGGTGGTTTCCATCAAGGACCTGTATATCACCAATGATCTTACTTTATTCAAGCACATTATGAAACCGGCAATGTTTGTACCGGAAAACAATACTGCTTACCGCGTCCTGGAAAAATTCAAGGAAAGCCAGTTGCATTGTTGTTTTATTGTGGATGAATATGGAACTGTTCAGGGGATGATCACCCTCAACGATATATTGGAAGCCATTGTCGGCGATTTACCCCAGCCCGACCTGGAAGATTATGAAATCACTAAACGGGATGATGGCAGTTACCTTGTGGATGCTCAGATACCTTTTTATGATTTTTTATCGCGTTTTGAAATGACCGACTGGATGAATGAAGGCGAACATGAATTCAATACGCTGGCAGGATTTGTATTGCATAAACTGGAAAGGATTCCGCATACGGGTGATAAGCTTGAATGGAAAGGTTTTAAATTGGAAATTGTAGACATGGATTCCCTGAGGATCGACAAAATACTGGTTACCATTTCTTCCGATATCAGGGAAGGTATGGATGATGAGGATTAA
- a CDS encoding phosphatase PAP2 family protein, with amino-acid sequence MDLIKRLIEFDKALMLSINSKWHYPLLDTLFQHIRETYFWLPLYLFFIVLAVLNFGKKGWLWVLVGIVTISITDQVSSNLIKGNIERLRPCRDPMLADQIRFFVRYCPGSSSFTSSHATNHFGFAAYVIFTLRRYLSAWIYALLAVAFMISYGQVYVGVHFPLDVVCGGLTGSLIGYGMSVIFNKKIGLQELRAN; translated from the coding sequence ATGGATCTGATCAAGCGGTTAATTGAATTTGATAAGGCATTGATGTTAAGCATCAATAGTAAATGGCATTATCCCCTGCTGGATACCCTTTTCCAGCACATCAGGGAAACCTATTTCTGGTTGCCGCTGTACCTTTTTTTTATTGTTCTTGCTGTCTTGAATTTTGGTAAGAAAGGCTGGCTTTGGGTGCTTGTCGGCATTGTTACGATCAGCATCACCGACCAGGTAAGCAGTAACCTGATCAAAGGGAATATAGAAAGGCTGCGACCATGCCGGGATCCTATGCTGGCCGACCAGATTCGCTTTTTTGTGCGGTATTGTCCGGGCAGCAGTAGTTTTACCTCATCACATGCTACGAATCATTTCGGATTTGCCGCCTATGTCATATTTACCCTGCGGCGGTACCTGAGCGCCTGGATCTATGCACTCCTGGCAGTAGCATTTATGATAAGCTACGGCCAGGTTTATGTAGGCGTACATTTTCCACTGGATGTGGTTTGCGGAGGATTGACCGGTTCTTTAATTGGTTACGGAATGAGTGTTATCTTCAATAAAAAAATAGGTTTGCAGGAACTGCGTGCAAACTGA
- a CDS encoding LTA synthase family protein, giving the protein MYRIPRIVRWTLSIFAILVLAMSAARVFSWYEFRLPVAGSGSNIPTFLLGLRYDARVSAAISLFIFLLASIPVMNPFRNQKAIRGWNYFLAFICLGLTIFYVTDFLHFRYLNQRLNASAMTFLEDATISAAMVWQTYPVIRIVLVVIFATWLFYRLVKSLLKGISSTGTGKSHRTHWFSYIACFLFFSLCIFGRIGQYPLRWSDAFDLGSDFRANIALNPLQSFFSSFKFRSSSYDEAKLRSVYPAMAEYLGVSHPDSTRFSFERHVLPDSIMNWSGQDHPNIVLVICESFSGYKSSMYGNPLNTTPYFAEMCRNGLFFDNCYSPLIGTAKGVWAIITGIPDVELVKTASRNPLMVDQHTIINSFNDHKKYYFLGGSTSWANIRGLLRNNINGLNIYEQENFTAPKVDVWGISDKNLFLEANKILQVEQKPFFAIIQTADNHRPYTIPEDDRAGVGVINFPMDSLRKYGFESNDELNAFRYTDYCFKTFMEAAKQSAYYENTLFVFVGDHGIAGNAGPLFPHSWTDNFLSAHHVPLLFYAPGKIPRARLHDLASQVDVLPTIAGIANIPYRNTSMGRDLTVTHQKDSGQDNKVFIMDYNNKNLGLIMGGYYYNKSMQGKSTVMAWSDFSHPETGEAPATDAFEWWSQAYFQSARFMLLHNKK; this is encoded by the coding sequence ATGTATAGAATTCCTAGAATTGTTCGGTGGACCTTGTCCATTTTTGCCATACTGGTGTTAGCGATGAGTGCGGCAAGAGTATTTTCCTGGTATGAGTTTCGGTTGCCTGTAGCTGGTAGTGGGAGTAACATCCCCACTTTCTTGCTGGGGCTTCGGTATGATGCAAGGGTTTCTGCCGCAATATCACTGTTCATCTTTTTATTGGCCAGTATCCCGGTAATGAATCCTTTCAGGAATCAAAAAGCCATCAGGGGTTGGAATTATTTCCTGGCCTTCATCTGCCTGGGCCTGACTATTTTTTATGTCACGGACTTCCTTCATTTCAGGTACCTGAACCAACGGCTGAATGCCAGCGCCATGACCTTTCTGGAGGATGCCACTATTTCGGCCGCAATGGTTTGGCAAACCTATCCGGTCATTCGTATTGTGCTTGTTGTTATTTTTGCCACCTGGTTGTTTTACAGGTTGGTGAAAAGCCTGCTGAAGGGCATTTCAAGTACTGGAACAGGTAAATCTCACCGTACCCATTGGTTTTCTTACATTGCCTGTTTTCTGTTTTTTTCCCTTTGTATTTTTGGACGTATAGGCCAATATCCGCTGCGTTGGAGTGATGCCTTTGACCTGGGTTCAGACTTCAGGGCAAATATTGCATTGAATCCACTGCAATCCTTTTTCAGCTCATTCAAGTTTCGCAGTTCCTCCTATGATGAAGCGAAACTCAGGTCCGTTTATCCCGCCATGGCTGAATACCTTGGTGTAAGTCATCCGGATAGCACCAGATTTTCATTTGAAAGGCATGTACTTCCAGATAGCATTATGAATTGGTCCGGGCAAGACCATCCAAATATTGTACTTGTGATTTGCGAAAGTTTTAGCGGTTACAAGAGTTCTATGTATGGCAACCCGCTGAACACGACCCCGTATTTTGCAGAAATGTGCAGGAATGGACTGTTTTTTGACAATTGCTATAGTCCATTGATCGGCACCGCTAAAGGGGTATGGGCAATCATCACCGGTATTCCCGATGTTGAGCTGGTGAAAACAGCCAGCCGGAACCCCCTGATGGTAGACCAGCATACGATCATCAATAGTTTCAATGACCATAAAAAATATTATTTTCTGGGCGGAAGCACCAGCTGGGCCAATATCCGCGGACTGCTTCGGAATAATATCAATGGATTGAATATTTATGAACAGGAAAATTTTACTGCCCCAAAAGTTGATGTTTGGGGTATCAGCGATAAAAATCTTTTCCTGGAAGCGAATAAAATCCTGCAGGTAGAGCAGAAACCTTTTTTTGCGATCATACAAACAGCTGATAATCACCGGCCATATACCATTCCTGAAGATGACAGGGCAGGGGTTGGCGTGATTAATTTCCCAATGGATAGTTTACGTAAATATGGTTTTGAATCAAATGATGAACTCAATGCTTTCCGGTACACGGATTACTGTTTCAAGACATTTATGGAAGCAGCAAAGCAATCGGCCTATTATGAGAATACGCTTTTTGTTTTTGTAGGGGATCATGGCATTGCCGGAAATGCCGGACCATTATTCCCCCATTCCTGGACGGATAATTTCCTGTCTGCACACCATGTACCACTCTTATTTTATGCACCCGGGAAAATACCCCGGGCACGATTACATGACCTGGCTTCACAGGTTGATGTTCTGCCTACCATTGCAGGAATCGCCAATATACCCTACAGGAATACAAGTATGGGCCGTGACCTGACTGTAACGCACCAGAAAGATAGCGGTCAGGATAATAAAGTGTTCATCATGGATTATAACAACAAGAACCTTGGACTGATCATGGGTGGTTATTATTATAATAAATCGATGCAGGGCAAATCCACAGTAATGGCATGGTCAGATTTTTCGCATCCTGAAACCGGCGAAGCACCAGCAACAGATGCCTTCGAATGGTGGTCGCAAGCTTATTTTCAGTCCGCCCGTTTCATGTTGTTACATAATAAAAAATAA
- a CDS encoding class I SAM-dependent methyltransferase: MSTGNWFREWFNSPYYHQLYFKRDEAEADKFINKLVQYLKPEPGATMLDVACGRGRHARSLAAMGYDVTGIDISADSIAEALQFEQEHLHFFVHDMRLPFRINYYQFAFNFFTSFGYFRTDREHYNTIRTIGQSLKPGGKLVMDFLNVHYAEDHLVHKYEEQIDGVNFYITKWFDETHFFKKVIIEDDNLEAPLEFMEKVAKFSLGDFNDMFSFHQLQIQEVFGDYDFSNYDVKKSPRMIMVARKIPG; the protein is encoded by the coding sequence ATGTCGACGGGGAATTGGTTTCGGGAATGGTTTAATTCACCTTATTATCACCAGCTTTATTTTAAGCGGGATGAGGCAGAAGCCGATAAGTTCATCAATAAGCTGGTCCAATACCTTAAACCAGAACCAGGTGCCACGATGCTCGATGTGGCCTGTGGCAGGGGGCGGCATGCAAGAAGCCTTGCCGCAATGGGATATGACGTCACCGGCATAGACATTTCTGCTGACAGTATTGCAGAAGCCCTGCAATTTGAACAGGAGCACCTGCATTTTTTCGTGCATGATATGCGGTTACCATTCCGGATAAATTATTACCAGTTCGCCTTTAATTTTTTTACCAGTTTTGGCTATTTCCGCACCGACCGGGAACATTACAATACGATCCGGACCATTGGCCAGTCTTTAAAGCCAGGTGGCAAACTCGTGATGGATTTCCTGAATGTCCATTATGCCGAAGATCACCTGGTGCATAAATATGAAGAACAGATTGATGGGGTGAATTTTTATATCACCAAATGGTTTGATGAAACCCATTTTTTTAAAAAAGTGATCATAGAAGATGATAACCTGGAAGCGCCGCTGGAATTCATGGAAAAGGTGGCCAAATTTTCCCTGGGAGATTTCAATGATATGTTCTCTTTTCACCAATTGCAGATACAGGAAGTTTTCGGTGATTATGATTTCAGTAATTACGATGTTAAAAAATCCCCCCGAATGATTATGGTGGCCCGCAAAATACCGGGCTAA